One Deltaproteobacteria bacterium DNA window includes the following coding sequences:
- a CDS encoding glycogen/starch synthase, whose product MQVIFVAAEVAPFSASSELAEVVSQLAQSLAEEGTTVTIVAPLLRGISPERFSLARRLIELQIPVGGESVKVGVLEGRLPSSNVPVVFLDQPGIFTDATISAGTAGGHRAAYLLAQGALELCPAYRWQPEIFHAVGWPAGLLPLLAARRYGDGPGSPTRVFTFDDASATGCFPAAILDELALGREDFHPDGLELHGQVSLLKAGVRWAHAATTMSQTLAERLPTEAVGGGLHGFFAAHRARLWGITPGLNLGAYNPASDHRLAARYDAKDLTGREACKRALQRDAGLPLRADAALVGVAAPTADQEGMGLFLAAARDWHGLRAQFVVQGPLDEAALAAVRQWVSASPEQVAYRERSDDLALRQLLAGADFLLVPDRRVTTRTQQLLSKALHYGAVVIAHDFAGVYDDTIIVWDDPSLTGTSFLFPELTAEALLVETQRALASFDKDSFADLRRNGMRQEPSWGLAARRYADLYRRVRPQPQS is encoded by the coding sequence ATGCAAGTGATCTTTGTCGCGGCCGAGGTCGCCCCGTTTTCCGCGTCGAGCGAGCTCGCGGAGGTCGTGAGTCAGCTCGCCCAGAGTCTCGCGGAGGAGGGCACGACCGTCACCATCGTCGCGCCGCTCTTGCGCGGCATCTCCCCCGAGCGCTTCTCGCTGGCCCGCCGGCTCATCGAGCTGCAGATCCCCGTCGGCGGCGAGAGCGTGAAGGTCGGCGTCCTCGAGGGGCGGCTGCCCTCGAGCAACGTCCCGGTCGTCTTCCTGGACCAACCCGGCATCTTCACCGACGCGACCATCTCCGCAGGAACGGCTGGCGGCCATCGCGCCGCGTACCTCCTCGCGCAGGGAGCGCTCGAGCTCTGCCCGGCCTACCGGTGGCAGCCCGAGATCTTCCACGCGGTCGGCTGGCCCGCGGGCCTGCTACCGCTCCTCGCCGCCCGGCGCTACGGAGATGGGCCCGGCAGCCCCACCCGCGTCTTCACCTTCGACGACGCGTCCGCGACCGGCTGCTTCCCGGCCGCGATCCTCGACGAGCTCGCGCTGGGGCGCGAGGACTTCCATCCGGACGGGCTGGAGCTCCACGGTCAGGTCAGCCTGCTCAAGGCCGGAGTGCGGTGGGCGCACGCCGCAACGACCATGAGCCAGACGCTCGCGGAGCGTCTCCCGACCGAGGCGGTCGGCGGCGGGCTGCACGGCTTCTTCGCGGCGCATCGGGCTCGCCTCTGGGGCATCACTCCGGGGCTGAACCTCGGCGCCTACAACCCGGCCAGCGACCACCGCCTCGCCGCGCGCTATGACGCGAAGGACTTGACCGGCCGAGAGGCGTGCAAGCGAGCCCTCCAGCGCGACGCCGGGCTCCCGCTCCGCGCGGATGCGGCGCTTGTCGGCGTCGCCGCACCCACGGCAGACCAGGAGGGCATGGGGCTCTTCCTGGCGGCGGCGCGCGACTGGCACGGTCTCCGGGCCCAGTTTGTAGTGCAGGGTCCGCTCGACGAGGCGGCGCTGGCGGCCGTGCGGCAGTGGGTCTCGGCCAGTCCCGAACAGGTAGCCTACCGGGAGCGATCCGATGACCTCGCGCTGCGGCAGTTGCTCGCCGGCGCGGACTTCCTGCTCGTGCCGGACCGCCGCGTCACGACGCGAACGCAGCAGCTCCTGTCGAAGGCGCTCCACTACGGTGCCGTCGTGATCGCGCACGACTTCGCCGGCGTGTACGACGACACGATCATCGTCTGGGACGACCCGAGCCTCACCGGCACGAGCTTCCTCTTCCCCGAACTAACGGCCGAGGCTCTGCTGGTGGAGACGCAGCGTGCCCTGGCCTCCTTCGACAAGGATTCGTTCGCCGACCTGCGGCGGAACGGCATGCGCCAGGAGCCCTCCTGGGGCCTGGCCGCCCGGCGATACGCGGACCTCTATCGACGCGTACGCCCGCAGCCTCAGTCATAG
- a CDS encoding DUF1926 domain-containing protein: MGTVTLLFGIHNHQPQGNFDHVFEQGYVDCYRPLLDAMARHPSLRFSVHHSGPLLEWFEDHHPDYLDQLWALGRTRQIELLGGGFYEPMLSVLPEADAQGQLRMMADYLEQHTGERPRGMWLAERVWEPGLARTIASAGYRYTLLDDGHFLAAGMQRPMRGYYVTDKAGLPLCLFPIAMELRYAIPFRPAEEAIDLLLRMADASGEQDVVVTYGDDGEKFGMWPHTKEWVWEKGWLERFLTLLEANGDRIRTATFSETLQRHRPSGLVYLPTGSYDEMGEWSLPAAAQHRLHELTETIDQQGRKDTWGPFVRGGIWQGFLARYPEANFMHKRMCFVSDRVARAVAQAGSHGALQETATLAVRELYRGQCNCAYWHGLFGGLYLGKLRSAVHTHLIRADRLAAEVLGTRSAVELELADLNGDLLDDVYVYGPELGAIVAPGLGGSLLAIDDRRRDFCVTDVLSRRPEGYHARIRALAQQASAPQEGEAPQSIHHIATLKDEGLADLLVYDPHSRTALLDHFLPETTSLGALAHGASDELGDFVHTPYQLLRAIPGDAAEISLQRQGHVRSPYGRAPVTLRKQLSVEQRRITAAYRFHTEADLGHVRFATELSLVLPSGPHPDGRLSVVSSDERTERSVVASGEASQVTRIELRDPFTPLTVALSLSPAADVAYFPLETASQSESGFERTYQGTVIVVGWRFPPGGAATFEPQVQLELL, translated from the coding sequence ATGGGTACCGTAACCCTGCTGTTCGGCATCCACAATCATCAGCCCCAAGGCAACTTCGACCATGTCTTCGAACAGGGCTACGTCGACTGCTACCGCCCGCTCCTCGACGCCATGGCCCGACACCCGAGCCTGCGCTTCAGCGTCCACCACTCGGGGCCGCTGCTCGAATGGTTCGAGGACCACCACCCCGACTATCTCGACCAGCTCTGGGCTCTCGGGCGGACGCGCCAGATCGAGCTCCTCGGCGGCGGGTTCTACGAGCCGATGCTCTCCGTGCTCCCGGAGGCCGACGCGCAAGGGCAGCTGCGCATGATGGCGGACTACCTCGAGCAGCACACGGGCGAGCGCCCGCGTGGCATGTGGCTCGCAGAGCGCGTCTGGGAGCCGGGGCTGGCCCGCACGATCGCCAGCGCCGGGTACCGCTACACGCTGCTCGACGACGGTCACTTCCTGGCCGCCGGGATGCAGCGTCCGATGCGCGGTTACTACGTCACGGACAAGGCCGGGCTGCCGCTCTGCCTCTTTCCCATCGCGATGGAGCTGCGCTACGCGATCCCGTTCCGTCCCGCAGAAGAGGCCATCGATCTCCTGCTCCGCATGGCCGACGCGAGCGGCGAGCAGGACGTGGTCGTCACCTACGGCGACGACGGCGAGAAGTTCGGCATGTGGCCGCACACGAAGGAGTGGGTCTGGGAGAAGGGCTGGCTCGAGCGATTCCTGACGCTGCTCGAGGCCAACGGCGACCGGATCCGCACGGCCACCTTCAGCGAGACGCTCCAGCGGCATCGACCGTCGGGCCTGGTGTACTTGCCCACCGGCTCCTACGACGAGATGGGCGAGTGGTCTCTGCCCGCGGCGGCGCAGCACCGGCTCCACGAACTGACTGAAACCATCGACCAGCAGGGGCGCAAGGACACCTGGGGCCCGTTCGTTCGCGGAGGCATCTGGCAGGGGTTCCTCGCCCGCTACCCCGAAGCCAACTTCATGCACAAGCGCATGTGCTTCGTCAGCGACCGCGTCGCCCGGGCCGTGGCGCAGGCAGGGAGCCACGGCGCGCTGCAAGAGACGGCGACGCTCGCGGTCCGTGAGCTGTACCGGGGCCAATGCAACTGCGCCTACTGGCACGGCCTCTTCGGAGGGCTCTACCTCGGCAAGCTCCGGAGCGCGGTGCACACCCACCTCATCCGCGCCGACCGGCTCGCCGCAGAGGTGCTCGGCACGCGGTCCGCCGTCGAGCTCGAGCTCGCGGATCTGAACGGTGACCTCCTCGACGACGTCTACGTCTACGGTCCCGAGCTCGGTGCGATCGTCGCGCCCGGCCTCGGCGGAAGCCTGCTCGCCATCGACGACCGACGTCGCGATTTCTGCGTCACGGACGTGTTGAGCCGGCGGCCCGAGGGCTATCACGCGCGCATCCGCGCCCTCGCGCAGCAGGCGAGCGCCCCGCAGGAGGGGGAGGCCCCGCAGTCGATCCACCACATCGCCACGCTGAAGGACGAGGGGCTCGCCGACCTTCTGGTCTACGACCCCCACTCGCGCACGGCGCTGCTGGACCACTTCCTCCCCGAGACGACGAGCCTCGGCGCGCTGGCCCACGGAGCAAGCGATGAGCTGGGGGATTTCGTCCACACCCCCTACCAGCTGCTGCGCGCCATCCCAGGCGATGCGGCCGAGATCAGTCTCCAGCGGCAGGGGCACGTTCGCTCCCCCTACGGCCGCGCTCCCGTCACGCTGCGAAAGCAGCTGAGTGTCGAGCAACGACGCATCACGGCGGCCTACCGCTTTCACACCGAGGCCGACCTGGGGCACGTCCGCTTCGCCACGGAACTGAGCCTGGTTCTGCCGTCGGGTCCGCACCCCGACGGACGTCTCTCCGTCGTGAGCTCCGACGAGCGCACGGAACGTTCCGTCGTGGCCTCGGGCGAGGCCTCGCAGGTCACGCGCATCGAGCTGCGCGATCCCTTCACCCCCTTGACCGTAGCGCTGTCGCTTTCGCCGGCGGCGGACGTCGCGTACTTCCCGCTCGAGACGGCCTCGCAGTCCGAATCGGGGTTCGAGCGCACCTACCAGGGGACCGTCATTGTCGTGGGGTGGCGCTTTCCGCCCGGCGGAGCCGCCACCTTTGAACCACAGGTCCAGCTGGAGCTGCTGTAG
- the folD gene encoding bifunctional methylenetetrahydrofolate dehydrogenase/methenyltetrahydrofolate cyclohydrolase FolD: MPATIIDGKASARKVREALKGEVDRLTARGERPGLAVVLVGDDPASAVYVRNKTRACSEAGMAHFDHVLPAETSQAALLELVARLNADPQVHGILVQLPLPAHLDAAVVLSRIDPGKDADGFHPLNVGRLMLGQPTVVPCTPLGVLHLLDEAKTPLRGADALVIGRSNIVGKPMAQLLLARDCTVTMAHSRSRDLEELVRRAEVLVAAVGRPELIRGEWIKEGATVIDVGMNRVGDRLVGDVEFHAAAERARAITPVPGGVGPMTIAMLLSNTVAAARRRIDDAA, from the coding sequence ATGCCCGCCACTATCATCGATGGCAAAGCCTCGGCGCGGAAGGTTCGCGAGGCGCTGAAAGGGGAGGTGGATCGCCTGACGGCGCGCGGCGAGCGTCCCGGCCTGGCGGTGGTCCTCGTGGGCGACGACCCCGCGTCGGCAGTGTACGTGCGCAACAAGACGCGGGCGTGCTCGGAAGCCGGCATGGCGCACTTCGACCACGTCTTGCCCGCCGAGACCTCGCAGGCCGCGCTGCTAGAGCTGGTCGCGCGCCTCAACGCCGACCCGCAGGTGCACGGCATCCTCGTGCAGCTCCCGCTGCCGGCCCACCTGGACGCCGCGGTTGTGCTCAGCCGCATCGATCCCGGCAAGGACGCGGACGGCTTCCACCCGCTGAACGTCGGACGGCTCATGCTGGGTCAGCCCACGGTGGTGCCGTGCACGCCGCTCGGCGTCCTCCACCTCCTCGACGAAGCGAAGACGCCGCTGCGCGGCGCCGACGCGCTGGTGATCGGGCGCAGCAACATCGTGGGCAAGCCGATGGCGCAGCTTCTCCTCGCGCGGGACTGCACCGTCACGATGGCGCACTCGCGGAGCAGGGACCTCGAGGAGCTCGTGCGCCGGGCGGAGGTCCTCGTCGCCGCGGTGGGTCGGCCCGAGCTGATTCGTGGCGAGTGGATCAAGGAGGGGGCGACTGTTATCGACGTGGGGATGAATCGCGTCGGGGACCGGCTGGTCGGGGATGTGGAGTTCCACGCGGCAGCGGAGCGCGCTCGCGCCATCACGCCGGTGCCGGGCGGGGTGGGGCCCATGACGATCGCCATGCTGCTCTCGAATACGGTGGCGGCGGCCCGGCGGCGCATCGACGACGCGGCGTAG
- a CDS encoding TIGR02266 family protein, giving the protein MSGADTRRFRRVPVVMEVHYRTTGSFLISYSMNLSKGGLFLETADLLPSGSTLRLRFTVPGTNHPFETEAKVMWLREGTSDDGLPSGLGVQFDRLDDGIGELIDSLVKDFAGVRLMAAAGDPGAAERLGRYLGSILHCNVITTGTAAEAFARLDERTEAGVAAPPDLVAIDLDSLGEVGLTLLRATKGISPAPPVVALSRDPATARLALDAGAAATLANPPSYERMRQLVLDLLGRPMGTKR; this is encoded by the coding sequence GTGAGCGGCGCCGACACCCGCAGGTTCCGTCGCGTACCGGTGGTCATGGAGGTCCACTACCGCACCACCGGTTCCTTCCTGATCAGCTACTCCATGAACCTCTCCAAGGGGGGGCTGTTCCTCGAGACCGCGGACCTCCTACCCTCCGGCAGCACCTTGCGCCTGCGCTTCACCGTGCCCGGCACGAACCATCCCTTTGAGACGGAAGCCAAGGTGATGTGGCTGCGCGAGGGGACGAGCGACGACGGACTCCCCTCCGGCCTGGGCGTCCAGTTCGACCGGCTCGACGACGGCATCGGCGAGCTCATCGACTCCCTCGTCAAGGACTTCGCCGGGGTTCGACTGATGGCCGCGGCCGGTGATCCGGGCGCCGCGGAGCGCCTCGGCCGGTATCTGGGCAGCATCCTGCACTGCAACGTGATCACGACCGGCACGGCGGCCGAGGCCTTCGCCCGGCTGGACGAGCGCACCGAAGCGGGAGTCGCCGCCCCCCCCGACCTCGTCGCGATCGACCTCGACTCCCTCGGCGAGGTGGGACTCACGCTCCTCCGAGCCACGAAGGGCATCTCACCCGCACCGCCGGTCGTGGCGCTCAGTCGAGACCCGGCGACCGCTCGTCTCGCACTCGATGCCGGGGCCGCCGCGACCCTCGCGAATCCCCCGAGCTACGAGCGCATGCGGCAGCTCGTGCTGGACCTGCTCGGCCGTCCCATGGGGACCAAACGCTGA
- a CDS encoding ParB/RepB/Spo0J family partition protein → MSVKRKALGRGLSALIPDAPQRRSAGGTEYFVCPIELITPQHGQPRRYFDEARLEELVASIREQGVVQPLVVRPAGADKYVLIAGERRWRAAQRAGLHQVPVVIRDVSPAQAFELALVENLQREDLNPVEEAEAYQRLIEEHGHTQEQLATRLGRDRSTVANTLRLLKLPEPALRLLAAGALSTGHARALLGLEKPKVLAAALKDVQQRELSVRQTEALVRKLRQSDGAPKAAAARPISANVKDLEERLTRSLKTKVRLAHTASNAGRIEISYGSLDELDRLLEVLIR, encoded by the coding sequence ATGAGCGTGAAGCGCAAGGCCCTCGGTCGTGGCCTCTCCGCGCTGATCCCGGACGCGCCCCAACGCCGCAGCGCGGGGGGGACGGAGTACTTCGTCTGCCCCATCGAGCTCATCACCCCGCAGCACGGCCAGCCGCGCCGGTACTTCGACGAGGCCCGCCTCGAGGAGCTCGTCGCCTCCATCCGGGAGCAGGGGGTCGTCCAGCCGCTCGTCGTGCGGCCAGCGGGCGCGGACAAGTACGTCCTCATCGCCGGAGAGCGACGCTGGCGCGCCGCGCAGCGGGCCGGACTCCACCAGGTCCCGGTCGTCATCCGCGACGTGTCGCCCGCACAGGCCTTCGAGCTCGCGCTGGTGGAGAACCTGCAGCGCGAGGACCTGAACCCGGTCGAGGAGGCAGAGGCGTATCAACGCCTCATCGAGGAGCACGGGCACACCCAGGAGCAGCTGGCGACGCGCCTCGGTCGCGACCGTTCGACGGTCGCCAACACGCTCCGCCTGCTGAAGCTGCCCGAACCCGCGCTGCGGCTGCTCGCTGCGGGCGCACTGAGCACGGGTCACGCCCGCGCGCTCCTCGGACTCGAGAAGCCGAAGGTGCTCGCAGCCGCGCTCAAGGACGTGCAGCAGCGAGAGCTCTCGGTCCGGCAGACGGAGGCTCTGGTTCGCAAGCTCCGGCAGTCCGACGGCGCGCCGAAGGCTGCCGCGGCACGCCCCATCTCGGCGAACGTGAAGGACCTCGAGGAGCGCCTCACCCGCAGCCTGAAGACGAAGGTGCGCCTGGCGCACACCGCCAGCAATGCGGGACGGATCGAAATCTCCTACGGTTCGCTGGACGAGCTAGACCGCCTGCTGGAGGTCTTGATCCGGTGA
- a CDS encoding ParA family protein, translated as MAHVIAVANQKGGVGKTTTTVNLGASLAAAEQRVLAVDMDPQGTMSSSLGYPKAAVQAHVYHLLTGELGLDDVLLETELEFLKLVPAQTDLIGAEIELVDAEDRHRRLFDVLEAAADRFDYVLIDCPPSLGLLTLNALVAAQSVLVPLQCEYFALEGLSHLLTTIERVRGAFNPSLDLEGILLCMYDKRTNLVRQVATEVRQHFDGQVFDTVIPRNVRLSESPSFGKPVLLYDIDSAGSRGYLQLAQELMRRHASATNRPVARTRAERGQDSRR; from the coding sequence ATGGCGCACGTCATCGCGGTCGCGAATCAGAAGGGCGGGGTCGGCAAGACCACGACCACCGTCAACCTCGGGGCCTCGCTCGCCGCGGCCGAGCAACGAGTCCTCGCGGTGGACATGGACCCCCAGGGGACCATGAGCTCGAGCCTCGGGTACCCGAAGGCTGCCGTTCAGGCCCACGTCTATCACCTGCTGACCGGCGAGCTCGGACTGGACGACGTGCTCCTCGAGACGGAGCTCGAGTTCCTCAAGCTCGTGCCGGCCCAGACCGACCTCATCGGCGCCGAGATCGAGCTCGTGGATGCCGAGGATCGGCATCGCCGGCTCTTCGACGTGCTGGAGGCCGCAGCCGACCGCTTCGACTACGTCCTCATCGACTGCCCTCCATCCCTCGGCCTGCTGACCCTGAACGCCCTCGTCGCCGCCCAATCCGTCCTCGTCCCCTTGCAGTGCGAGTACTTCGCCCTCGAAGGACTGAGCCACCTGCTGACCACCATCGAGCGTGTTCGCGGTGCGTTCAACCCATCGCTGGACCTAGAGGGCATCCTGCTCTGCATGTATGACAAGCGAACGAACCTCGTCCGGCAGGTGGCCACCGAGGTGCGGCAGCACTTCGACGGTCAGGTCTTCGACACCGTCATCCCCCGCAACGTCCGACTGAGCGAGTCGCCCTCGTTCGGCAAGCCGGTGCTGCTCTACGACATCGACTCGGCGGGGTCGCGCGGCTACCTGCAGCTCGCGCAGGAGCTGATGCGCCGACACGCCTCCGCCACGAACCGCCCGGTCGCGCGCACGCGAGCGGAGCGCGGGCAGGACAGCCGTCGATGA
- the lon gene encoding endopeptidase La — protein MTSQKAPGGPEGPVEIPEQLSILPLRNSVLFPGSIIPIDVGRKKSVRLVEEAISKERPVIGILTQRDARTEDPTDADLYTVGCAARILKVIKLAKDNFSVILQGVSRVRIVDYSQRDPFIVARVQPAPDLSKPDVELDALVLNLKDIAKRVVKLMPELPKEAAALVDSVSEPGQLSDLITSNLDISVEEKQEILETFDLKARLRKVLAFLSRQLEILKVREKINTQVQEEMGRNQREYVLRQQLKAIKEELGELDEAGGDLDDFKEKIAKAQMPTDVEKVAFKQLDRLKVMQPSSAEYTVTRTYLEWLVELPWVTSTEDNLDITNVRKVLDEDHYDLDKVKKRIVEYIAVRKLKPDKKGPILCLVGPPGVGKTSLGRSVARAIGRKFIRVSLGGVRDEAEVRGHRRTYVGSLPGRIIQNMKKAGTINPVFMLDEIDKLGHDFRGDPAAALLEVLDPEQNNAFSDHYLEVPFDLSRVMFIATANLMDPVPAALRDRLEILELPGYTRDEKLAISRQFLVPKQLEEHGLSSEQLVITQEAVGEIIDCYTREAGVRNLEREIANVVRGCAVKVAGGVAEGALPSITMENLSEFLGPQKHLSEVAERAAEPGVATGLAWTPVGGDIIFVEATRMPGKGNLVLTGQLGDVMKESAQAALSYVRSHAKELGIAENFLEKQDIHVHIPAGAIPKDGPSAGITLFVAICSLLRGVGVRPDVALTGEITLRGMVLPVGGIKEKVLAAHRAGIKKVILPDRNQKDLPDIPEQARTELEIVFVRRVDEVLPLLGLNAAPAAEVPGEQGAPLPPAVPATEPPPQAAI, from the coding sequence ATGACATCACAAAAAGCCCCGGGGGGTCCCGAGGGCCCGGTTGAGATTCCAGAGCAGTTGTCCATCCTGCCGCTTCGCAACTCTGTACTCTTCCCCGGCAGCATCATTCCGATCGACGTTGGGCGGAAGAAGTCCGTTCGACTCGTGGAAGAGGCCATCAGCAAGGAGCGGCCGGTCATCGGCATCCTCACCCAGCGCGACGCGCGGACCGAGGATCCCACGGACGCAGACCTCTACACGGTGGGTTGCGCCGCGCGCATTCTGAAGGTGATCAAGCTCGCCAAGGACAACTTCAGCGTCATCCTGCAGGGGGTGAGCCGCGTCCGGATCGTGGACTACTCGCAGCGCGACCCCTTCATCGTGGCGCGGGTCCAGCCGGCTCCCGATCTTTCCAAGCCCGACGTCGAGCTGGACGCGCTGGTCCTCAACCTGAAGGACATCGCGAAGCGCGTCGTGAAGCTGATGCCCGAGCTGCCCAAGGAGGCTGCTGCCCTGGTGGACAGCGTGTCGGAGCCGGGGCAGCTCTCGGACCTCATCACCTCGAACCTGGACATCTCCGTCGAGGAAAAGCAGGAGATCCTCGAGACCTTCGACCTGAAGGCTCGGCTCCGGAAGGTGCTGGCGTTCCTTTCGCGGCAGCTCGAGATCCTGAAGGTGCGCGAGAAGATCAACACCCAGGTGCAGGAGGAGATGGGGCGGAACCAGCGCGAGTACGTGCTCCGCCAGCAGCTGAAGGCGATCAAGGAGGAGCTCGGCGAACTCGACGAGGCCGGAGGCGACCTCGACGACTTCAAGGAGAAGATCGCCAAGGCGCAGATGCCCACCGACGTGGAGAAGGTGGCCTTCAAGCAGCTGGATCGCCTGAAGGTCATGCAGCCTTCGTCCGCCGAGTACACGGTCACGCGGACCTACCTCGAGTGGTTGGTCGAGCTCCCCTGGGTCACCTCGACCGAGGACAATCTGGATATCACCAACGTCCGGAAGGTGCTGGACGAGGACCACTACGACCTGGACAAGGTGAAGAAGCGCATCGTCGAGTACATCGCGGTGCGCAAGCTGAAGCCGGACAAGAAGGGTCCCATCCTCTGCCTCGTCGGACCTCCCGGCGTGGGGAAGACCAGCCTCGGCCGCAGCGTCGCGCGGGCCATCGGCCGGAAGTTCATCCGCGTCTCGCTGGGCGGCGTGCGGGACGAGGCCGAGGTTCGCGGCCACCGGCGGACCTACGTCGGCTCGCTCCCCGGCCGGATCATCCAGAACATGAAGAAGGCGGGGACGATCAACCCGGTGTTCATGCTGGACGAGATCGACAAGCTCGGACACGACTTCCGCGGCGACCCGGCCGCGGCGTTGCTCGAGGTGCTCGACCCGGAACAGAACAACGCGTTCTCGGACCATTATTTGGAGGTTCCCTTCGACCTGTCGCGCGTGATGTTCATCGCGACGGCGAACCTCATGGACCCGGTCCCCGCCGCGCTTCGGGACAGACTCGAGATCCTCGAGCTGCCCGGCTACACGCGAGACGAGAAGCTCGCCATCTCGCGCCAGTTCCTCGTGCCGAAGCAGCTCGAGGAGCACGGGCTCTCGTCGGAGCAGCTCGTCATCACGCAGGAGGCCGTCGGAGAGATCATCGACTGCTACACGCGTGAAGCGGGGGTCCGCAATCTGGAGCGGGAGATCGCGAACGTCGTGCGCGGCTGCGCAGTGAAGGTCGCCGGGGGAGTGGCCGAGGGCGCTCTTCCCTCCATCACGATGGAGAACCTCTCCGAGTTTCTCGGCCCGCAGAAGCATCTCAGCGAGGTGGCGGAGCGAGCCGCCGAGCCGGGGGTCGCGACCGGTCTCGCCTGGACGCCGGTGGGCGGGGACATCATCTTCGTCGAGGCCACGCGCATGCCGGGCAAGGGGAACCTGGTGCTGACGGGGCAGCTCGGGGACGTGATGAAGGAGTCCGCGCAGGCCGCCCTCAGCTACGTCCGTTCGCACGCCAAGGAACTCGGGATTGCCGAGAACTTCCTCGAGAAGCAGGACATCCACGTTCACATCCCCGCCGGCGCGATTCCCAAGGACGGACCCTCGGCGGGCATCACGCTGTTCGTGGCCATCTGCTCGCTGCTGCGCGGCGTGGGGGTCCGACCCGACGTGGCGCTGACGGGCGAGATCACCCTCCGCGGGATGGTGCTCCCCGTCGGGGGGATCAAGGAGAAGGTGCTGGCGGCCCATCGGGCGGGGATCAAGAAGGTGATCCTGCCCGATCGTAACCAGAAAGATCTTCCGGACATCCCGGAGCAGGCCCGGACCGAGCTCGAGATCGTGTTCGTGCGCCGCGTGGACGAGGTGCTCCCGCTGCTGGGCCTGAACGCCGCGCCCGCGGCCGAGGTCCCCGGGGAACAGGGGGCGCCGCTGCCGCCGGCCGTACCGGCGACCGAGCCCCCTCCCCAAGCCGCTATCTAG